DNA from Daucus carota subsp. sativus chromosome 1, DH1 v3.0, whole genome shotgun sequence:
TTATTGAGgagttgaaaaagaaaatcagttGTCTTGAGGAGAAGCAGCTAAAAACAGAGGAGAGATTGgccaaaaaaagagagaaaatgaAGATGTTGAAGATACAAAATAGTGTGCAATTTAATATCATTATGGCCTTAATTGTAAGCTTGATTGCAATTATTGTAATGATTTATGTTAACAGGGAGATGAGTAGCATTAGAAGGAACTATTTGTACTGAACAATTGGTTGTAATCGATTTACATTAATGGAAGAGATCATTAATTCCATGGACAGATGTTCAAATCATTTCAGTACCATGAGTTTAACAAAGGTTCACACAAAATAAGTACCAAAAACAGCTAGCAAAAGCAAGTACCAAACAAAGCAGACTAAGTGCTTAAACAAGTTCCAAACAAAATAAGTGGTAACAAAATAGCATAAGTTTTAATCTGCTAAATTGATTGGATCATCTGGAGTAGAGTTTGCAGGGTTTTGACAAGCTTTCCTCCACAGCACCTTCCTTATCCTGCTGCTCCTCCTAGGCTCTTCCagtacttcttcttctgaagtTGAGAAATCATCTTCAACTCTAGTGTTTGTTGAAGGCTGTGCTTGGGAATCTTGCTTGGTCTGGAACTTTCCTGCATCTGGAACTTGATTGCAGATGGAAGCATGTGAACTAATGTTTCTTCTAATAGGCAACTTAGGCCTTCCCAAACCCAATCTTGTTCTTTTGAAGACATGAGTTTCAGTACTGCAACCTTGGCCCTCATTACTAGTTTGATTTGCAGGAGGATTTTGACCATGACCTTGAGGAGTTGGAGCTGCATTTTGTCCACCTTGTTGAGTCTGGCCTTCAGTATTACCACCCTGGCTTTCAGTGGTGAGTTGAGGGCAACTAGGCCTTCTATGTCCTGTTTTTCTACAATTGCTGCAGTGATGTACCCTCTTCCCACTCCACCTTTGAACTTGCTCAACTGTGCTGTCTTTCTTTCCTTGAGTGCCACCCTCCCATTCTTCCCTCCTTCTCAGTCTTTTTGGCCTTCCCCTTAGCTTCTTAGGAATCTCAGGTGGGAGCAAGACTTCAGCCTTCCCCTTAAGTGCTTGAAGAGGGAATGCATAGCTGTTCAagtacttgtcccttttgaagtAATCTGAGACATAGTCAATTGGCTTGTGCCTTCTGTCAAATATAGCAGCTAGGGCATGGGCACATGGAATCCCAGATAAATCAAAAACTCTGCAGTCACAAGATCTTTGCTCCAAGTCAACTGTTACAAATCTGGTGTTGTATTTGACTTGATACCTTGTAGCACCATCCCAAACAGCTCTCCACTTCCTTGACTGTGTGATCCtttcatcaagaattttcttaattttgGGACAAAGCTGCAACTCTTTGGTCATCATTTCATCTCTCTTCTCAGTGACCCTTTTAAGTAACTTGAAGTGAATTTCTTGAAGCATGTCAAGAAGTGGCATGTACCTGTAAAAGTATATGTTAGTGTGTTTAATATAGGTGCAGAGGTAAATATAACTAATGACCATAATATTACCTTTCAGGCATTATCCAAGCATTAAAGCACTCTGACATATTATTCTCAATATTATCAGCCTTTGGAAGTGAAGATATAAATGCTTTTGACCAAGATTTGACATCAAATCTATTTAAGTGTGCAAATGCAAGCTTTGAATTATTTTCAATCTGCTTCATGAAGTTCTTATGTGCAGAGGGGTGTGTTGCACAAGCAGCATTCCAAAAAGCTCTTTTAATAATACTTGATGGAAATCTGCAATTGTTTACAATGTATTATTGCAATGCACACTAAATAAACAGCTGTAGTTGTACAAAAAAGAGTTGAATAGTAAACTCACTTTTTCCTCAGATTGCTATATATATGTCTTGTACAAAATCTATGTTCAGATCTGGGCAATAACTCCTTGACAGCATTTTCAAGTCCCTACATAGAGTAGTCACTCATAGGATTAAAAAGTACACTATAAATGGTACATAGGCAGAAATAgtaaaagtatttttattaCCTTTTGTTGATCACTAATCAGAGTCAATCCATTGCCATCCCCTAGGTCCAAGTCATCCAACATCAATTGTATAAACCACCTCCAGGAGTCAGTGTTTTCACTCTCCACCACAGCAATGCAAACTGGGTACATGCAATTATTCCCATCTCTACCAACTGCACTTAACAATTGACCTCCACAAACAGTTTTCAGAAAACATCCATCTAGTCCTAGAATTGGTCTGCACCCAGCCTTCCACCCACTCTTCAATGCCCCATAACAGATGTAGATTCTTTTAAATCTGTTGACATCACCTTCATTCAGCCTTGTACCCATTATCTTGACAGTGTTGTGTGGATTGTTCTTCAGCACTTCATAACCAAAATCTCTAACTCTAGAGTAATGCAGCTTCAGTTGGTCCTCAACACCATCTAGTGCAGCTTTTCTCAGTCTCATGATTTTAATCCAAGGCACTTCAATTTCCATTTCATTCCTTATGGTTTCAATCATTTCCTTCACTCTCCACTGTGGATTTTTTCTAATCCTGTCACCATATATCTCAGTCAAATATCTCACACTTGCAAGCCTATTTTTGTATGGTTTTGTGCACTGATGCTCATTGACTAGTGTTTTTATCTCAACAACATCACTGTCTTTCTGCTTCCTTGCCCAAATCCTGAAAGGACACCCATCCTCACACTTGACATGACACCTATGTGGTTCATTGCAGGTGAACCTCACAGCTCTCCTCTCTTCCAATCCATACAATCTCACAGCACTCTTAAACTCCTCCATGTTCAGAAAAGCCATGCCTGCACTCCATTTGATTTTACCCCCCTCCCTAGTTGAACAACCATGTACCTTTCTCCtcacttttctttttattgttaCTGGCCCAATGTACCCAATTTTCTGGTTTTCATCCTCACTAGAAGAGTCCACAGACCTCAATTCATCAGAATCAAACTCATCTTCCTCAAATTCTGCATCTGCAGGGGTGGCCATTGCCTTCCTCAGATCTTCCCTAAAGTCCCTACAATTTTTCTTATTCTTCTGAAGCTCTTCATCACTCTCACCAACAAAAGACCCATCACTCTCACTTTCTTCACTCTCTGTACCTTTGTACTGATAATCCTCATCTTCACTATCATCATACTCTCCCCCTTCCCCATCATCCCCATCCCCATTCCCATCATCTCCATCATCTCCATCATCTTCCTCTACAACCTCCTTACCTCTGTCATTATCTACATTTTCACCTTCATCTAGCCAATGATCAATATACAATTCAATCTTCCCATATGGCTTAGACACTTCTATACAATCTCTTATTGATTCATCATCATATAATAGCCTCATTCCACTGGACATATTTTTCCCATCACGCTTAAAATGAGCTAAAGACTCGGGATTATAATTAAACTTCTCAGCAAACTCTCCTAAATCCCTAAACGACAGTGTGTCTGCATCAAACTCCTTAATAACATCAACATAACCTCCTATATAGCGAGGGTTTCTAGCATCATTGTGGAAAGAACCATGGTGGTTGATCTCGACAGTAATCGTCATACTGTCACATGCAATAATCGTAAAACATCATACATACATATTAACATCATAACACAAAGACACAAACAACAACAAACCCGATCAAAAAAGCAACAAACATAAACCCTAATATTGTGAACAGTGCATAAACCCTGATATCATTAACATCGCATAAACCCTAGTATTATGAATGATGAGATTTACCTTGATGAGATCGTCCTTAGGTGAGAATCCCTCAAGGCTGCTCCTTGCACTGCTTGATTGCTCGATTTGCTACTTGATCGCGCTTAGGGATTTTACCCCCAATATAAGTACTCGGTGTTTATCGACTCTAATTATCAATCGACTctaatacaatgtttaatacacttgtttttctttttattattgtaaTAATCTAAGTGTTTGACTTGACTtcttttacattttattttaagtgCAGATAGTCAATTGCCACTGGGATTATGACGAGACACCATGTGGCACTTCCACCTCAGCAAATAGAGCCGTTTTCTTTTAAACTAACAGaagtttcaaatttttaacgtTTTCCGTTAGGGTTTTGAACTGGAGTTAACGGAGAGATATATATTCGACTTTGGGTGTTTTAAATGAGACGCCGTTAGAACCGGTGGCCTACTTGATATTTTCGGTCGAAGCGGGTGGTTTAAATGATATAAAACCCATTTATAAAACTCATCTAAAATAGTGGAGCAAAATTCGAAAGTGACATTTATAGCAAGAGACATGGTAGATGAAATACTACTATTTTACTAGTAGTGTTAAGCAAGTGCCAAAATATTATTGTCTCTATAATCTTGTTTCTGGATCCACGGCTGTCAAACCCAACCCACCATAACTCATTTGTTTCCACAAAAAGTCATAACCATTTCACTGATTCCAAGAAACTCACATTCTTTTGtctaaatatataaagatttcACATTTTTAGCACAAGCCCTTCGGTTGATTCAGCTTCTCCAGGTATGTTCTTGTCTCTCAGCTCACAGTTACTGAAACTTGTGTTTGTAAATGAACttggtttttaattttgttgagTATAGTGAAGGTTAGTGTTGTGTGAAATGGGTTTTCTGTGGATTGTTGAAAAGATTTGATCTTGGATGCGTAATTGATTCTTGGAGTGTTGATTGAGTGTTATGTGATATGGGTTTTGTGTAATTTAATAGAAAGATTTGATCTTGGCCACAAATTTTATGTGGGTTGTTTGTGTGACTATGGAATTTGAATGAGTTTGGGATATTGTTGTTTAGGGTTATCAAGAATTTACCTTTTGTTTGATTGTTAGATGTTTTACTAATTGTCTTCGACATTTTGTTCAAGCTGCTGGTTTAGGATTCCGCTGTTAATCACATATATGAGTTTAATGTGGACATAAGGATTGAACTTTTCGACCTTAAGAATTTGACTGTGTGAATATATGATGCAGATTACTTTTTCTGGATAGGTACTTATTTAGTTGTTCCAAATTGGCTTCTGCTGACCTACTATAGTAATAATCTGTCGAACTTGATTGGCGATGAGTACAAGATTGGTATTTGAATTATGGCATGATAACGGAAGTCTATTGTTACTTAAGCTAGTTTCTTCTTCCCTTTTATGCTGGATGTCTGGGTTTGATCGTTGTATTGTATAGTGGTATATTCAAGTTTTGTCTTTgctattataataattatgccCGAAGGTGTATGGTTTTGTTAACTCACTTTTTTTGCTGTTGTTATGGTTTAATttcaacattttctttctca
Protein-coding regions in this window:
- the LOC135149879 gene encoding uncharacterized protein LOC135149879, giving the protein MTITVEINHHGSFHNDARNPRYIGGYVDVIKEFDADTLSFRDLGEFAEKFNYNPESLAHFKRDGKNMSSGMRLLYDDESIRDCIEVSKPYGKIELYIDHWLDEGENVDNDRGKEVVEEDDGDDGDDGNGDGDDGEGGEYDDSEDEDYQYKGTESEESESDGSFVGESDEELQKNKKNCRDFREDLRKAMATPADAEFEEDEFDSDELRSVDSSSEDENQKIGYIGPVTIKRKVRRKVHGCSTREGGKIKWSAGMAFLNMEEFKSAVRLYGLEERRAVRFTCNEPHRCHVKCEDGCPFRIWARKQKDSDVVEIKTLVNEHQCTKPYKNRLASVRYLTEIYGDRIRKNPQWRVKEMIETIRNEMEIEVPWIKIMRLRKAALDGVEDQLKLHYSRVRDFGYEVLKNNPHNTVKIMGTRLNEGDVNRFKRIYICYGALKSGWKAGCRPILGLDGCFLKTVCGGQLLSAVGRDGNNCMYPVCIAVVESENTDSWRWFIQLMLDDLDLGDGNGLTLISDQQKVIKILLLFLPMYHL